From the genome of Alosa alosa isolate M-15738 ecotype Scorff River chromosome 18, AALO_Geno_1.1, whole genome shotgun sequence, one region includes:
- the LOC125311247 gene encoding phosphatidylinositol 4-kinase type 2-alpha-like, producing the protein MDETSPLISPLRESGDLSHSHQSESGSRRDGLDGVPGSAARVPPGSPGSSRERETLLDRGSSPRDFHRNEFNDDPEFREIVRKAERAIEEGIFPERISQGSSGSYFVKDVHGRVIGVFKPKTEEPYGQLNPKWTKWLQKLCCPCCFGRDCLVLNQGYMSEAGASLVDQRLALNIVPKTKVVYLASETFNYSAIDRVKAKGKRLALEKVPKVGQRFHRIGLPPKVGSFQLFVEGHKDADYWLRRFEAEPLPEMTNRQLQLQFERLVVLDYIIRNTDRGNDNWLIKYDCPADKGSKDEEWVMVKEPIVKLAAIDNGLAFPLKHPDSWRAYPFYWAWLAQAKVPFSQEIRELVLPKLTDPAFIRDLEEDLYELFKKDPGFDRGQFHKQLAVMRGQILNLSQALKEERSPLQLVQMPPVVVETRRAPQRDDSQSYTHSHTHSNTHTDDEMSYSTQSRKPFFSWW; encoded by the exons ATGGACGAAACGAGTCcgctcatctctcctctccgcgAGTCTGGTGACTTAAGTCATTCTCATCAGTCCGAATCCGGCTCACGGCGGGACGGTCTGGATGGCGTACCTGGTTCGGCAGCTCGCGTGCCCCCGGGGAGCCCTGGAAGCAGTCGCGAGAGGGAAACGTTGCTGGACAGGGGCAGCTCGCCGCGGGATTTTCACAGGAATGAGTTTAACGACGACCCAGAGTTCCGAGAGATCGTGAGGAAAGCGGAGCGGGCCATCGAGGAGGGCATCTTTCCGGAGAGAATCTCGCAAGGCTCCAGTGGCAGTTACTTCGTCAAAGATGTTCACGGG AGGGTGATCGGTGTGTTCAAGCCGAAGACTGAGGAGCCGTACGGGCAGCTCAACCCCAAATGGACCAAGTGGCTGCAGAAGCTCTGCTGTCCGTGCTGCTTCGGACGAGATTGCCTCGTGCTCAACCAGGGCTACATGTCCGAGGCAGGGGCCAGTCTAGTGGACCAGAGACTTGCACTCAACATCGTCCCCAAgaccaag gtGGTTTACCTGGCAAGTGAGACCTTTAACTACAGTGCCATTGACCGGGTCAAGGCCAAAGGCAAGAGGCTGGCCCTGGAGAAAGTGCCCAAAGTTGGACAGCGCTTCCACAGGATAGGACTGCCccctaag GTGGGCTCTTTCCAGCTGTTTGTGGAGGGCCATAAAGACGCAGATTATTGGCTGAGGCGCTTTGAGGCGGAGCCTCTGCCTGAGATGACCAATCGGCAGCTTCAGCTGCAGTTTGAGCGACTGGTGGTGCTCGATTACATCATCAgaaacacag ATCGAGGAAATGACAACTGGCTGATTAAGTATGACTGTCCAGCAGACAAGGGAAGTAAg gatgaaGAGTGGGTGATGGTCAAGGAGCCAATCGTCAAACTGGCAGCAATAGACAACGGCCTGGCATTCCCCCTTAAGCACCCAGACTCCTGGAGAGCAT ACCCGTTCTACTGGGCGTGGCTGGCCCAGGCTAAAGTGCCCTTCTCTCAGGAGATCAGAGAGCTGGTGCTGCCCAAACTCACTGACCCCGCCTTCATCAGAGACCTGGAGGAGGACCTCTACGAGCTCTTTAAg aaggaCCCAGGATTTGACAGAGGGCAGTTCCACAAGCAGCTAGCTGTAATGAGAGGACAG attcTGAATCTTTCACAGGCTCTGAAGGAGGAGAGGTCTCCACTACAGTTGGTGCAGATGCCCCCGGTCGTCGTGGAGACGAGGCGGGCCCCGCAGCGAGACGACAGccagtcttacacacactcacacacacactccaacacacacacggacgatGAAATGTCATACAGCACGCAGAGCCGAAAGCCCTTCTTCAGCTGGTGGTGA
- the pgam1a gene encoding phosphoglycerate mutase 1a → MAAYKLVLIRHGESCWNQENRFCGWFDADLSDTGVQEAKRGGKALKDAGYEFDVCYTSVLKRAIRTLWLCLEQIDQMWVPVHRTWRLNERHYGGLTGLNKAETAAKHGEAQVKIWRRSYDTPPPSMDADHDYYTVISKDRRYGDLTEDQLPSCESLKDTIARALPFWNDEVVPQIKEGKRVLIAAHGNSLRGIVKHLEGMSEEAIMELNLPTGIPILYELDKNLKPVKPMQFLGDEETVRKAMEAVAAQGKAKK, encoded by the exons ATGGCCGCCTACAAGCTGGTTCTGATCCGCCACGGAGAGAGCTGCTGGAACCAGGAGAACCGCTTCTGCGGATGGTTCGACGCGGACCTGAGTGACACGGGCGTCCAGGAGGCCAAGCGAGGAGGGAAGGCCTTAAAAG ATGCTGGCTACGAGTTTGATGTGTGCTACACGTCGGTTCTGAAGCGGGCCATCCGGACCCTGTGGCTGTGTCTGGAGCAGATCGATCAGATGTGGGTTCCGGTCCACAGAACCTGGCGGCTGAACGAGCGCCACTACGGTGGCCTGACGGGGCTAAACAAGGCCGAGACGGCCGCCAAGCACGGGGAGGCACAGGTCAAGATCTGGAGGCGTTCGTACGACACCCCCCCACCGTCCATGGATGCTGACCACGACTACTACACAGTCATCAGCaag GACCGTCGCTACGGTGATCTGACGGAGGACCAGCTGCCGTCGTGCGAGAGCCTGAAGGACACGATCGCCCGGGCCCTGCCCTTCTGGAACGACGAGGTGGTGCCGCAGATCAAGGAGGGCAAGAGGGTCCTCATCGCTGCCCACGGCAACAGCCTCCGCGGCATCGTCAAGCACCTGGAGG gcatGTCCGAGGAGGCCATCATGGAGCTGAATCTGCCCACCGGCATCCCCATCCTGTACGAGCTGGACAAGAACCTGAAGCCGGTCAAGCCCATGCAGTTCCTGGGGGACGAGGAGACGGTGCGCAAGGCCATGGAGGCCGTGGCCGCCCAGGGCAAGGCCAAGAAGTAG
- the mettl18 gene encoding histidine protein methyltransferase 1 homolog isoform X1, producing MAFNFNFNIRVKTDGICQGDAKTEKDQECSLKTQVKDDISPTPQPMKPAREHSAPSDVDALLRDVVTETVRVGALPPLLCVNESVLELTAEERQGEEEEEEEEVLKKMAAQRSDLLPGVYEGGLRVWECTYDLLAHLDTHLEREGEGGGVFTGRRVLDLGCGAGLLGVMAMRLGAEQVDFQDYNSTVIRQLTIANAALNQQPEEEEEEEKREKGEVKQEKEKEGEEEERKKGDAQQRVGEKRGKGDGRERQMEEEKRIGKRGEENESPPPKRRAPPACAPLRCHCRFFSGDWTSFLSLIQQRSPAHKYDIILTSETIYNTDYYAALHALLHRLLADDGQVLLATKAHYFGVGGGLLLFERFVEERGVFETRRLLDVDEGLQRHVLSLTFKRHDTHNTQTSPSTHSFHATASNGALQKVK from the exons ATGGCGTTCAATTTCAACTTCAACATTAGGGTGAAAACAGACGGAATCTGTCAAGGCGATGCGAAAACGGAAAAAGATCAGGAATGCTCTCTTAAAACT CAGGTAAAGGATGACATCAGCCCCACTCCTCAGCCCATGAAGCCGGCTCGAGAACACTCCGCCCCCAGCGATGTGGACGCGCTCTTGCGGGACGTCGTCACGGAGACGGTGCGCGTGGGGGCTCTGCCGCCGCTGCTGTGCGTGAACGAGTCGGTGCTGGAGCTGACGGCGGAGGAGAGGCAgggcgaggaagaggaggaggaagaggaggtccTGAAGAAGATGGCCGCCCAGCGCTCGGACCTGCTGCCGGGGGTGTACGAGGGGGGGCTGCGGGTGTGGGAGTGCACCTACGACCTCCTCGCACACCTGGACACGCACCTGGAGCGCGAGGGCGAGGGGGGCGGAGTCTTCACGGGGAGGCGGGTCTTAGACCTGGGCTGTGGGGCGGGGCTCCTGGGCGTCATGGCGATGCGCCTCGGGGCGGAACAGGTGGACTTCCAGGACTACAACAGCACGGTCATCCGCCAGCTGACCATCGCCAACGCCGCGCTTAACCAGCaaccggaggaggaggaggaggaggagaaacgagagaagggggaggtgaagcaggagaaagagaaggaaggagaggaggaggagaggaagaagggagacgCACAGCAGAGAGTTGGTGAGAAAAGGGGAAAGGGggatggcagagagagacagatggaggaggagaaacggatcgggaagagaggagaggagaacgaGAGCCCGCCGCCCAAGCGCAGAGCGCCCCCTGCCTGTGCCCCCCTGCGCTGCCACTGCCGCTTCTTCTCGGGGGACTGGACCTCCTTCCTGTCACTCATCCAGCAGCGCAGCCCGGCGCACAAATATGACATCATCCTCACCTCGGAGACGATCTACAACACGGACTACTATGCAGCGCTGCACGCGCTCCTCCATAGGCTGCTGGCGGATGACGGACAGGTGCTGCTGGCCACTAAGGCCCACTACTTTGGGGTGGGGGGCGGGCTGCTGCTGTTTGAGCGCTTCGTGGAGGAGCGGGGCGTGTTCGAGACGCGCCGGCTACTTGACGTGGACGAGGGGCTGCAGAGACATGTGTTGTCGCTCACGTTCAAgagacacgacacacacaacacacagacgtCACCGTCCACACACTCCTTTCACGCCACAGCCTCCAATGGGGCGCTTCAGAAGGTgaaataa
- the mettl18 gene encoding histidine protein methyltransferase 1 homolog isoform X2: MAFNFNFNIRVKTDGICQGDAKTEKDQECSLKTVKDDISPTPQPMKPAREHSAPSDVDALLRDVVTETVRVGALPPLLCVNESVLELTAEERQGEEEEEEEEVLKKMAAQRSDLLPGVYEGGLRVWECTYDLLAHLDTHLEREGEGGGVFTGRRVLDLGCGAGLLGVMAMRLGAEQVDFQDYNSTVIRQLTIANAALNQQPEEEEEEEKREKGEVKQEKEKEGEEEERKKGDAQQRVGEKRGKGDGRERQMEEEKRIGKRGEENESPPPKRRAPPACAPLRCHCRFFSGDWTSFLSLIQQRSPAHKYDIILTSETIYNTDYYAALHALLHRLLADDGQVLLATKAHYFGVGGGLLLFERFVEERGVFETRRLLDVDEGLQRHVLSLTFKRHDTHNTQTSPSTHSFHATASNGALQKVK; encoded by the exons ATGGCGTTCAATTTCAACTTCAACATTAGGGTGAAAACAGACGGAATCTGTCAAGGCGATGCGAAAACGGAAAAAGATCAGGAATGCTCTCTTAAAACT GTAAAGGATGACATCAGCCCCACTCCTCAGCCCATGAAGCCGGCTCGAGAACACTCCGCCCCCAGCGATGTGGACGCGCTCTTGCGGGACGTCGTCACGGAGACGGTGCGCGTGGGGGCTCTGCCGCCGCTGCTGTGCGTGAACGAGTCGGTGCTGGAGCTGACGGCGGAGGAGAGGCAgggcgaggaagaggaggaggaagaggaggtccTGAAGAAGATGGCCGCCCAGCGCTCGGACCTGCTGCCGGGGGTGTACGAGGGGGGGCTGCGGGTGTGGGAGTGCACCTACGACCTCCTCGCACACCTGGACACGCACCTGGAGCGCGAGGGCGAGGGGGGCGGAGTCTTCACGGGGAGGCGGGTCTTAGACCTGGGCTGTGGGGCGGGGCTCCTGGGCGTCATGGCGATGCGCCTCGGGGCGGAACAGGTGGACTTCCAGGACTACAACAGCACGGTCATCCGCCAGCTGACCATCGCCAACGCCGCGCTTAACCAGCaaccggaggaggaggaggaggaggagaaacgagagaagggggaggtgaagcaggagaaagagaaggaaggagaggaggaggagaggaagaagggagacgCACAGCAGAGAGTTGGTGAGAAAAGGGGAAAGGGggatggcagagagagacagatggaggaggagaaacggatcgggaagagaggagaggagaacgaGAGCCCGCCGCCCAAGCGCAGAGCGCCCCCTGCCTGTGCCCCCCTGCGCTGCCACTGCCGCTTCTTCTCGGGGGACTGGACCTCCTTCCTGTCACTCATCCAGCAGCGCAGCCCGGCGCACAAATATGACATCATCCTCACCTCGGAGACGATCTACAACACGGACTACTATGCAGCGCTGCACGCGCTCCTCCATAGGCTGCTGGCGGATGACGGACAGGTGCTGCTGGCCACTAAGGCCCACTACTTTGGGGTGGGGGGCGGGCTGCTGCTGTTTGAGCGCTTCGTGGAGGAGCGGGGCGTGTTCGAGACGCGCCGGCTACTTGACGTGGACGAGGGGCTGCAGAGACATGTGTTGTCGCTCACGTTCAAgagacacgacacacacaacacacagacgtCACCGTCCACACACTCCTTTCACGCCACAGCCTCCAATGGGGCGCTTCAGAAGGTgaaataa